A window of Candidatus Purcelliella pentastirinorum contains these coding sequences:
- the rpiA gene encoding ribose-5-phosphate isomerase RpiA, with protein MNQDELKKKVAEYVLKYIPFNTIIGIGTGSTVSYFIDALSTIKHLIKGVVSSSHSSTLKLKNFGFSIYDLNKVNKIMVYIDGADEINHQLQMIKGGGAALTREKIIASVANKFICIVDKSKYVKYLGSFPLPIEVIPIACNYVINKMNKFGGICKCRNNVITENGNIIIDVYNLKIYDPIKLENSINLIDGVVTVGLFANRKADLLLIGTEYGVEKIYC; from the coding sequence ATGAATCAAGATGAATTGAAAAAAAAGGTTGCTGAGTATGTATTAAAATATATACCGTTTAATACTATTATTGGTATAGGCACAGGTAGTACTGTTTCTTATTTTATTGATGCTCTTAGTACTATAAAACATTTAATTAAAGGTGTAGTTTCTAGTTCTCATTCTTCAACTTTAAAGTTAAAGAATTTTGGTTTTTCTATTTACGATTTAAATAAAGTTAATAAAATTATGGTATATATTGATGGAGCGGATGAAATAAATCATCAATTACAGATGATCAAAGGTGGAGGTGCCGCATTAACTAGAGAAAAAATTATTGCATCTGTTGCTAATAAATTCATTTGTATTGTTGATAAATCTAAATATGTGAAATATTTAGGTTCTTTCCCTTTACCAATAGAAGTAATACCTATTGCATGTAATTATGTTATTAATAAAATGAATAAATTTGGTGGTATATGTAAATGTAGAAATAATGTAATTACTGAAAATGGTAATATTATTATTGATGTTTATAATTTAAAAATTTATGATCCCATTAAATTAGAAAATTCGATTAATTTAATTGATGGAGTAGTTACTGTTGGACTATTTGCAAATCGTAAAGCTGATTTATTACTTATTGGTACCGAATACGGTGTTGAAAAAATATATTGTTAA
- a CDS encoding ZapG family protein — MFLKYFSLSIINLFVGICIGLLISYLKNKRISKINQSSDFFINNEIKLHNYKNILTYHFSHTAELLSKISEEYKNLYKHMSESSKDLLFNDNENNESLFKNSIHKDSLIKMPRDYSDDS; from the coding sequence ATGTTTTTAAAATATTTTTCTTTATCTATAATTAATTTATTTGTTGGGATATGTATTGGTTTATTGATTAGTTATTTAAAAAATAAAAGAATATCAAAGATTAATCAATCGTCCGATTTTTTTATAAATAATGAAATTAAATTACATAATTATAAAAACATATTAACATATCATTTTTCTCATACTGCTGAATTATTAAGTAAGATATCTGAAGAATACAAAAATTTATATAAGCATATGTCTGAAAGCTCAAAAGATTTGTTATTTAATGATAATGAAAATAATGAATCTTTGTTTAAAAATTCAATACATAAAGATTCATTGATTAAAATGCCTAGAGATTATTCTGATGATTCTTAA
- a CDS encoding RapZ C-terminal domain-containing protein, with protein sequence MKLNNISNTILQKNNNKILKIIFQSFGFKYKIPSYTNYLFDVRFLPNPYWKKKLKKLNGLNKKVIKFIEKQKKFNIFIEKTKKYINYLINISKKNKCELIIISFGCTGGQHRSVYIVEKLYNIFKVKGYNIITIHNSLLNKKII encoded by the coding sequence ATGAAACTTAATAATATCTCAAATACTATTTTACAAAAAAATAATAATAAAATACTAAAAATTATTTTTCAATCTTTTGGATTTAAATATAAAATTCCATCTTATACAAATTATTTATTTGATGTTAGATTTTTACCTAATCCATATTGGAAAAAAAAACTTAAAAAACTAAATGGACTAAATAAAAAAGTAATAAAATTTATAGAAAAACAAAAAAAATTTAATATATTTATAGAAAAAACAAAAAAATATATTAATTATTTAATAAATATATCAAAAAAAAATAAATGCGAATTAATCATAATTTCTTTTGGTTGTACAGGTGGACAACATCGCTCAGTATATATTGTTGAAAAATTATATAATATATTTAAAGTAAAAGGTTATAATATTATAACAATACATAATTCATTATTAAATAAAAAAATTATTTAA
- the ribD gene encoding bifunctional diaminohydroxyphosphoribosylaminopyrimidine deaminase/5-amino-6-(5-phosphoribosylamino)uracil reductase RibD: protein MYKKRYMNHAIKLAYLGKYTTSPNPNVGCVIVKNNNIVGEGWHIKAGSDHAEINALKMAGHKSNGATAYITMEPCNHYGRTPPCCKELIKSGIKKVIISTLDPNPRISGKGLLELKKNGIIVEIGLLKKKAERINKGFFKRMKKGMPFVQLKLAISIDGKTALANGQSKWITSITSRNDVQKFRMLNDAILSTSKTIISDNSKLIIQKKFFSNRKILISTNKHIRINILQPLRIIIDSKNLITPMYNLFNYKSKIWLIRLKKDNNIWPKYVKQIILNSSNKIIDLVKLMYMIGKTNINNLWVESGASLAGSLIKLKLVDELILYVAPKILGDLSRSSFIIPKIKMISEGYKFKFNDIKYIGSDLRIILTPKH, encoded by the coding sequence ATGTATAAAAAACGTTATATGAACCATGCTATAAAACTAGCCTATCTAGGTAAATATACAACTTCACCTAATCCAAATGTGGGATGTGTAATTGTAAAAAATAATAATATTGTAGGAGAAGGATGGCATATTAAAGCAGGTAGTGATCATGCAGAAATAAATGCATTAAAAATGGCAGGACATAAATCAAATGGTGCTACTGCTTATATTACTATGGAACCATGTAATCACTATGGAAGAACACCACCATGTTGCAAAGAATTAATAAAATCGGGTATAAAAAAAGTTATTATTTCAACATTAGATCCTAATCCTAGGATATCAGGAAAAGGTTTATTAGAATTGAAAAAAAACGGCATTATTGTAGAAATAGGGTTGCTAAAAAAAAAAGCAGAGAGAATAAATAAAGGATTTTTTAAAAGAATGAAGAAAGGAATGCCATTTGTACAATTAAAATTAGCAATATCTATAGATGGTAAAACGGCATTAGCTAATGGTCAAAGTAAATGGATAACTTCTATAACATCTCGTAATGATGTTCAAAAATTTAGAATGTTAAATGATGCTATATTAAGTACTAGTAAAACAATAATATCAGATAATTCTAAATTAATAATTCAAAAAAAATTCTTTAGTAATAGAAAAATATTGATTTCTACTAATAAACATATTAGGATTAACATCCTACAACCATTAAGAATTATAATAGATAGTAAAAATCTTATAACCCCTATGTATAATTTATTTAATTATAAAAGCAAAATTTGGTTAATTCGTTTGAAAAAAGATAATAATATTTGGCCAAAATATGTAAAACAAATAATTTTAAATTCAAGCAATAAAATTATAGATTTAGTAAAATTAATGTATATGATTGGGAAAACAAATATAAATAATTTATGGGTTGAATCAGGAGCATCACTAGCTGGGTCTTTGATAAAATTAAAATTAGTCGACGAATTAATATTATATGTGGCTCCTAAAATTTTAGGTGATTTATCGAGAAGTTCATTTATAATACCCAAAATAAAAATGATATCTGAAGGATATAAATTTAAATTTAATGATATAAAATATATAGGATCTGATCTAAGAATAATATTGACACCGAAACATTAA
- the rplM gene encoding 50S ribosomal protein L13, with protein sequence MKNTKNNLSTLLPRWFIVDASNKILGRLASFVANILRGKHKVYFSPHIDVGDYVIIINAKNIIVSGMKFKNKLYYSHTGYIGGIKCKSFEELYKKYPDRLLKIAVKGMLPKNALNDRIFNKLKVYVDNKHKHLAQCPIILNV encoded by the coding sequence ATGAAAAATACAAAAAATAATTTGAGTACTTTATTACCTCGATGGTTTATTGTAGATGCAAGTAATAAAATTTTAGGTAGATTAGCTAGTTTTGTAGCTAATATATTAAGAGGTAAACATAAGGTTTATTTTTCCCCTCACATTGATGTTGGAGATTATGTTATTATTATTAACGCTAAAAATATTATTGTTTCTGGTATGAAATTTAAAAATAAATTATATTACTCTCATACTGGTTATATAGGTGGTATAAAATGTAAATCATTCGAGGAATTATATAAAAAATATCCTGATCGTTTATTAAAAATTGCTGTTAAGGGTATGTTACCTAAAAATGCTTTAAATGATCGTATATTTAATAAATTGAAAGTATATGTTGATAATAAACATAAACATTTGGCTCAATGCCCAATAATTTTAAATGTTTAA
- the gpmA gene encoding 2,3-diphosphoglycerate-dependent phosphoglycerate mutase, which yields MKKNKKIILIRHGESIWNKENKFTGWQDIDLSENGIIEAKKAGNLLKKKKYFLDVAYTSMLTRAIHTLWIILKILNQVWLPVYKTWRLNERHYGNLEGMNKDEIKKKYGIKQVHSWRRSLNVSPPKMNEKDKRFFTNDIRYKNLKKKYIPNGESLSSTIKRIIPYWEKNIINQLKKSKCIIIVAHGNSLRSLIKYISNLNENQISKLNIPTGVPIIYEFSDKNQLIKNYYLK from the coding sequence ATGAAGAAAAATAAAAAAATAATACTCATAAGACATGGAGAAAGTATCTGGAATAAAGAAAATAAATTTACCGGATGGCAAGATATTGATTTATCAGAAAATGGTATTATTGAAGCAAAAAAAGCTGGAAATTTATTAAAAAAAAAAAAATATTTTTTAGACGTCGCATATACTTCAATGTTAACTAGAGCAATACATACATTATGGATAATATTAAAAATACTTAACCAAGTATGGCTTCCTGTATATAAAACATGGAGATTAAATGAAAGACACTACGGTAATTTAGAGGGTATGAATAAAGATGAAATAAAAAAAAAATATGGAATAAAACAAGTGCATTCATGGAGAAGATCACTTAATGTATCACCCCCAAAAATGAATGAAAAAGATAAAAGATTTTTTACAAATGATATCAGATATAAAAATTTAAAAAAAAAATATATACCTAATGGTGAAAGTTTATCTTCTACAATCAAAAGAATAATTCCATATTGGGAAAAAAATATTATTAATCAATTAAAAAAAAGTAAATGTATTATTATAGTAGCACATGGTAATTCTTTAAGAAGTTTAATAAAATATATTAGTAATTTAAATGAAAATCAAATTAGCAAATTAAATATACCAACTGGTGTTCCGATAATTTATGAATTTTCAGATAAAAATCAATTAATAAAAAATTATTATTTAAAATAA
- the rpsI gene encoding 30S ribosomal protein S9, with protein sequence MSIIKNYGTGRRKTSTARVFLSIGNGSILINKRSLEKYFNCGNAKMIIYQPLKLLDLINKVDLFITVKGGGISGQAGAIRHGISRALIKYNLSYRLSLRKSGLLTRDSRKVERKKVGLRKARRSPQFSKR encoded by the coding sequence ATGTCAATAATTAAGAATTATGGTACTGGTAGACGTAAAACTTCTACAGCTCGTGTTTTCCTAAGTATAGGTAATGGTAGTATTTTAATTAACAAGCGTTCATTAGAAAAATATTTTAATTGTGGTAATGCAAAAATGATTATTTATCAACCATTAAAATTATTGGATTTAATTAATAAAGTTGATTTATTTATTACTGTTAAGGGTGGAGGAATATCCGGACAAGCTGGAGCAATTAGACATGGTATTTCTCGTGCATTAATTAAATATAATCTATCTTATCGTTTAAGTTTAAGAAAATCGGGTTTATTAACACGTGATTCTCGAAAAGTTGAACGTAAAAAGGTTGGGTTACGTAAAGCTCGTAGAAGTCCACAATTTTCAAAACGTTAA